TCCATCAAGATACTGAGTCTTAGTGTGATGGCAACTTTTTGAAATGTTATCACCACTGTTTAATATTGAAGCCATGACCAAAACTCAAGTGtgaagcaaaaaggaaaatcggaGGGCGGTCCACAAGGGGAAGGAAAATATACATCTGGTTTCTGCGTTGTTGCTGATCGATATTGCAATCACGATCTGAGGTTCTCTTTTTTCTCAAGCTCAAATCTTCTATGCTAATTGTAAGTAGTAGGACATAAATATTAATGATCATAAGTGTATTGCCACATGCAATTTAAGGAAATACAAATTTCAACACTAGCAGATGGGTTTTGTACTGCAAAATTATAATCGTGGGTCAGCCTCTAATTCTTCCACCACCTATGTTGACTTAAGCAAAATTATAGTCGTGTTGCTTTCACTTTAGCATCCTTTTCAGATATTTATTGGTCTCTTCTCAGCATTTAATAAAATGACCTTCCGCCATTAACCAGCACAGGTCTGTTCACCTCTTGCATTATTGTTGCTCTTCAGACTCTTGACTTCTGCCTCCCAACAATGTTCCTTCCTGCATAGGAAAATTACGATGGCATCCGTTTCTTGGTTCAGGGTTTTCCAGTTTAGGCTTCGAACGTCAACTGCTGTCTCGTCCTTTCAGGAAATAACCCTCCACTGGTCCAAGTAAAGCTACATTAGCTGGTGGGAATCCATAGGAAGGTAAGGTCActgactttttcccttttatttttcctctgttCAAAGTCAAGTAAGATGATGGATGAAAAAGGTTAGTGTCTCGGCTTGGCAAATACTTAAACTTGGGGAAGCTAAACACAGTTGAATGATCCAAACTTCTCGTCTTTTATGCATTTGCTTGTTATTTTCATCAGGTAGGAGCTTGCACTAATGGAGATAACAGAGGAGATAAAAACATCAAAGGCTCTGTTTGACGTAGATTTGAGGAAAATCTGGAAGGAGTGGGAGCTGAGAGCCATGGTTCTGTTCACACTTGGTGTCCAAATAGTCCTCCTCCTTCTGGGCAACAGAAGGAAGTCCAGCCCCACGGTTAGGCTCAGAGTCCTTGTTTGGTGTGCCTATTTGACTTCAGACTATGTAGCAACCGTCGCTCTCGGTGTCCTCTCGAGAAAGCTGGGAGAGGTGAATGGAACATCTGGCCATCTTGACGATAACAGCAAGCTAGTTGCTTTGTGGGCTTTGTGGGCACCATTGCTTTTGCTTCTCCTGGGCGGCCCTGACACCATCACTGCTTATTCCTTGGAAGACAATGCACTTTGGCTCAGACATCTTCTTGCCCTAGGTGTTCAAGCAGGAGCAACAGCTTATGTTCTGTTCATGGCCTGGACAAGCTCTTCTCTGTCGGTTTTGTCACTTGTGATGATCTTGGTTGGGCTAATCAAGTATGGTGAGAGGACATGGGTCCAGTGGCTGGCAAGCAAGGATAAGCTCAGAGAATCTATGCTCAGTCCACCTGATCCCAGCCCTAACTACCCCAGATTCATGGCGGAGTATAGCCTAAAGCAGGCTGAGGGGTACCACGTCACCGCTGATGAAGTAATTGAAGTTCAAGTCCCAGCCACTCCTTATGTGACAGGCGATCTGATAATTAAGGCCGATGAATTGCTtcaaaaatttaagtgtctctTCATTGATCTGATACTAAGTTATGACGACCGGGACATGAGTCGGTCCATATTCAAGGGTATCTCATGGAATGACGCTTTTCAACTGATAGAGATCGAACTTGGGTTCATGTATGATTTGCTCTACACGAAGGCCATGCTTTTGTATAGTGTTTGGGGATTCCTACGCCGATTCATTACTTTCTCCCTCACTCTCCTTGTGCTTGCATTCTTTTCTCTCACTGAGAAGTACGCAAACTGCTCACCAGTCGACCTTTATATAACTTACGCATTGCTGGCCGTCATcattattttcgaaatttactCCATCTTGATACTCCTGTCCTCGGACTGGACAGACGTGTGGTTGAGTAAGCATAACAAGAGCCGTGCCCTTCACCGTGCTGTGACTTGTGTCCAGTTGCCCAGACAGCCTCGGTGGTCGAATTCCATTGCTCAGTTCAGCTTGCTAGAGTTCTGCATCAATGAAAATCCCTTGGTCTGCCATGGAATTCTCAAGCGCTTAAACATCAATGAGAAGCTGGATAAGTATCACTACACGACCTCTGAAAATGTAGAGCCCAAGCTTAAAAGAAAGATCTTTGAACGTGTGAAGGAGaagtctgaaaaacttgaaatgcCCACGGATCCAGGCCAAATTGGCAGAGAACATACAGATGAAATTTGGGGCACCGAGGCTGAGTTCGACCAAATTATCCTCACTTTGCACATTGCGACCGAACTTTGCTTCTACTCGGAGAAAGTAAAAGAGTCGGGGTTTCCCAATTACAAACTAAGCAAGCACCTTTCACGGTACATGCTTTATCTTTTAGTCAGGTATCCCTTCACGTTGCCTAACGGAATCGGGCAAATCAGGATCCGGGACACATTTGCCGAGGCCATAAAGTTCTTCGAAGAGCAAGCCCATTCCAAACCCAAACCTGAAGAGAGACGCGGTGCCTCCAGCGCAGACCGCAGAAGCCAAAAAGCTCTTGAGTTAGCTTGCAATATGTTGCTAAAAGTGAACACCGAGGTTCCACCGACTAAGGTTAAGGGTGGCAGGAGCAAATCGGTGTTGTTCGATGGATGCCGGCTCGTGAGGGTGCTAAATAAAGAGGACAGAATAAAAAAGTGGGAGATTATCTGGAATCTTTGGGTGGATGTATTGTTGTACGCAGCAAGACAAA
The window above is part of the Eucalyptus grandis isolate ANBG69807.140 chromosome 6, ASM1654582v1, whole genome shotgun sequence genome. Proteins encoded here:
- the LOC104449398 gene encoding uncharacterized protein LOC104449398, encoding MEITEEIKTSKALFDVDLRKIWKEWELRAMVLFTLGVQIVLLLLGNRRKSSPTVRLRVLVWCAYLTSDYVATVALGVLSRKLGEVNGTSGHLDDNSKLVALWALWAPLLLLLLGGPDTITAYSLEDNALWLRHLLALGVQAGATAYVLFMAWTSSSLSVLSLVMILVGLIKYGERTWVQWLASKDKLRESMLSPPDPSPNYPRFMAEYSLKQAEGYHVTADEVIEVQVPATPYVTGDLIIKADELLQKFKCLFIDLILSYDDRDMSRSIFKGISWNDAFQLIEIELGFMYDLLYTKAMLLYSVWGFLRRFITFSLTLLVLAFFSLTEKYANCSPVDLYITYALLAVIIIFEIYSILILLSSDWTDVWLSKHNKSRALHRAVTCVQLPRQPRWSNSIAQFSLLEFCINENPLVCHGILKRLNINEKLDKYHYTTSENVEPKLKRKIFERVKEKSEKLEMPTDPGQIGREHTDEIWGTEAEFDQIILTLHIATELCFYSEKVKESGFPNYKLSKHLSRYMLYLLVRYPFTLPNGIGQIRIRDTFAEAIKFFEEQAHSKPKPEERRGASSADRRSQKALELACNMLLKVNTEVPPTKVKGGRSKSVLFDGCRLVRVLNKEDRIKKWEIIWNLWVDVLLYAARQSRGDCHADQLRRGGELLTHVWLLLAHFGLTDHFKMTQGHAIAKLILI